A single region of the Thermococcus paralvinellae genome encodes:
- a CDS encoding Cdc6/Cdc18 family protein yields MKFNLKEILRDEMQKKTIIINPGVLTESYVPDYLLFRDEEVAQITRHLGRYLSGIQPGNLLIHGPPGTGKTHAIKIVAKSYNEFVNETGINSKIIYINCKDKTYYQTLVALLHGLGVEFPERGLGVSEAVEALTLYLKESNGRHVFVFDEIDKLKRTYRDKEEPMNALIYRMSRLDELLDKEGPLIIMISNKSNIIEKIEHATRAKFTPQTIYFREYNIEELYQILLDRAERALAPGSFTTEAIAYLADLVKKNERDLRWGFRVLIEAALRAHDKLTTELIDEAVNVVDNDMLSQVVHSLSNHQLIVLWAVAFLENVKILPVTGELYHVYKLVCEEVGLKPRSMRHVMHYITPKIESMGLITSREKGQGRGRGKTLVFHLEENPEKILKLVESVLSERMHKEFKPEEIPEFIQISFQRRR; encoded by the coding sequence ATGAAGTTTAATCTCAAGGAAATTCTACGTGATGAGATGCAAAAAAAGACTATCATCATAAATCCCGGTGTTCTTACGGAGAGCTATGTGCCTGATTATCTGTTGTTTAGAGATGAGGAAGTTGCTCAAATAACTAGGCATCTCGGTAGGTATTTAAGTGGAATCCAACCAGGGAATCTGTTAATTCATGGACCCCCTGGAACTGGGAAAACTCATGCTATAAAAATCGTTGCAAAAAGTTATAATGAATTTGTAAACGAGACTGGCATTAATTCAAAAATAATCTACATCAATTGTAAAGATAAAACATACTACCAAACCTTAGTCGCTCTATTGCATGGATTGGGAGTTGAGTTTCCAGAGAGAGGTCTCGGTGTATCTGAAGCTGTTGAAGCTCTAACTTTATACTTAAAGGAGAGCAACGGAAGGCATGTCTTCGTTTTTGATGAGATAGATAAGCTAAAACGAACATATAGAGACAAAGAGGAGCCTATGAATGCCCTAATTTACAGGATGTCTAGATTAGATGAACTTCTAGACAAGGAAGGTCCATTAATTATCATGATTTCAAACAAAAGCAACATAATTGAGAAGATTGAACATGCAACGAGGGCAAAATTTACTCCTCAAACTATTTATTTTAGAGAATATAACATTGAGGAATTATATCAAATCTTATTAGATAGAGCTGAACGAGCGCTTGCTCCCGGAAGTTTTACTACAGAGGCAATAGCATACTTGGCAGATCTTGTAAAAAAGAATGAGCGAGATTTAAGATGGGGTTTTAGAGTCTTAATTGAAGCTGCACTAAGAGCTCATGATAAACTCACAACAGAGCTCATTGACGAAGCGGTCAATGTCGTTGATAATGACATGCTCTCACAAGTAGTTCACTCCCTAAGTAACCATCAACTGATTGTTCTTTGGGCAGTTGCATTTTTGGAAAACGTTAAAATATTACCCGTGACTGGAGAGTTGTATCATGTATACAAACTGGTTTGTGAAGAAGTTGGATTAAAGCCTAGAAGCATGAGGCATGTCATGCATTATATAACACCGAAGATTGAAAGCATGGGACTGATTACTTCTAGAGAGAAGGGTCAAGGAAGAGGGAGAGGAAAAACTCTTGTTTTCCATTTAGAAGAAAACCCAGAAAAGATACTAAAGCTGGTTGAATCTGTTCTCTCAGAAAGGATGCATAAAGAGTTCAAGCCTGAAGAGATTCCAGAGTTCATTCAGATAAGCTTTCAAAGGAGGCGGTGA
- a CDS encoding PTS sugar transporter subunit IIA, which translates to MDLLRKVIKELTPQVIQVNAEVRNWIDAVKLSGELLYQVSKISNTYIKAMIKTTQKLGPYAVIAPGVALPHARPEDGALKVGISVVTLKNPVDFDSPNDPVRIVIAFSAPTNSQHLQLLKELATILGNREFRKKLRRAGSPEDVISTFRWIIQEEVRI; encoded by the coding sequence ATGGATCTTCTTAGAAAAGTTATAAAAGAACTCACCCCTCAAGTGATACAAGTCAACGCAGAAGTAAGGAACTGGATCGATGCTGTTAAGCTTAGCGGAGAATTGTTATACCAAGTGAGTAAAATCTCTAATACATATATCAAAGCTATGATAAAAACGACACAGAAATTAGGTCCTTATGCTGTTATTGCTCCTGGTGTTGCTTTGCCTCATGCTCGACCAGAAGATGGAGCATTAAAAGTAGGGATAAGTGTAGTCACACTTAAGAATCCAGTGGATTTTGACTCGCCCAATGATCCAGTTAGGATTGTAATTGCTTTTTCTGCCCCAACAAATTCTCAGCATCTTCAACTTTTGAAAGAGCTTGCTACGATACTAGGCAATAGAGAGTTCAGGAAAAAGCTCAGACGAGCAGGAAGTCCTGAGGATGTTATCTCAACATTTAGGTGGATTATTCAGGAAGAGGTGAGGATATGA
- the ptsP gene encoding phosphoenolpyruvate--protein phosphotransferase has product MTKEVILRGIAASWGIGIGNAIVVKVQSYKNTPQLRDNPIKALEKTKERTLNMINELISEVTPEVAEILRAHKLMVEAIIEEALELVKAGKAPEEAITIVTDKYIELLKNSGSAVIQLRSDDLVDIKNTLLQNLLEGEDFNIKENSVVVAKEIYPSQLIKYSKKGVVGVVTEKGSYTSHAAIIARNLKIPIVFGIKDATKIINDGNLVIVDGFSGNLIVNPCESTIKKYIKRKEIFRGLFKKFEDGKDEIAETKDGRKILVMANVGNEDDLNTALLNGCDGVGLFRLEFYFMNTNSLPSPQELAQIFEKFAKKLEGKPLTLRLLDIGGDKEIPYLEIPKEHNPFLGLRGIRYLLKHEKLLKNQLEAIKLVKYKNMKIMVPMVSTVEEIRELKKIIEKDKGDKKIGIMAEVPSIVFMADKIMKEIDFISIGTNDLTQYIFAVDRTNEDVSYLYDDMHPAVLRAIAMLTKEAQRANVPVEVCGELAGNPLAVPILIGLGITELSVSPTLIPMIKWIIQRLSYREAKELVKRVLELENGEEVREEVRKFFKNILKIELPW; this is encoded by the coding sequence ATGACTAAAGAAGTCATCCTTCGAGGAATCGCGGCTTCATGGGGGATTGGCATTGGAAATGCGATTGTTGTTAAAGTTCAGTCTTATAAAAATACTCCTCAATTAAGAGATAATCCTATTAAAGCACTAGAAAAAACTAAAGAGAGAACTCTGAACATGATTAATGAGCTTATCAGCGAAGTTACACCAGAAGTTGCCGAAATATTGCGAGCTCATAAATTAATGGTTGAAGCAATCATAGAAGAAGCATTAGAATTGGTAAAGGCTGGAAAAGCACCAGAAGAAGCTATAACTATAGTTACGGACAAATACATAGAACTCCTGAAAAATTCAGGTTCTGCAGTAATCCAGCTAAGAAGTGATGATCTTGTTGATATAAAGAACACTCTACTCCAGAATCTTTTGGAAGGTGAAGATTTCAATATCAAAGAAAATTCAGTCGTCGTTGCAAAAGAGATTTATCCATCCCAGCTTATTAAATACTCAAAAAAAGGTGTAGTTGGTGTTGTAACAGAGAAAGGAAGCTACACCTCGCATGCTGCTATAATAGCAAGAAATCTAAAGATACCAATTGTGTTCGGAATCAAAGACGCCACGAAGATCATCAATGACGGCAATTTGGTAATTGTCGATGGATTCTCGGGTAATCTTATCGTTAATCCTTGTGAAAGCACAATAAAGAAGTATATAAAAAGGAAGGAGATTTTTCGGGGCTTATTTAAAAAATTCGAAGATGGAAAAGATGAAATTGCTGAAACTAAAGATGGGAGAAAAATCCTCGTAATGGCAAACGTGGGGAATGAAGATGACCTAAATACCGCATTGCTGAATGGCTGTGATGGTGTGGGTCTCTTTAGGCTAGAGTTCTACTTTATGAACACCAACTCTTTACCATCTCCTCAAGAGCTGGCTCAAATCTTTGAAAAATTTGCTAAGAAGCTTGAAGGAAAGCCCCTGACACTTAGACTCCTAGACATTGGAGGAGACAAAGAGATACCCTATTTAGAGATCCCAAAAGAACACAATCCATTCCTTGGTCTCAGAGGAATTAGATATCTCCTTAAGCATGAAAAACTGCTTAAAAACCAACTTGAGGCAATAAAATTGGTGAAATATAAAAACATGAAGATCATGGTACCCATGGTTAGTACAGTTGAGGAGATTAGGGAACTTAAAAAAATAATTGAAAAAGATAAAGGTGACAAGAAGATTGGCATAATGGCGGAAGTACCTTCAATAGTGTTCATGGCAGATAAGATAATGAAGGAGATCGATTTCATAAGCATAGGGACGAATGATCTCACTCAATACATATTCGCTGTGGACAGAACAAATGAAGATGTCTCATATCTATACGATGATATGCATCCAGCTGTTTTAAGAGCCATTGCTATGCTTACAAAAGAGGCACAAAGGGCTAATGTCCCAGTAGAGGTATGTGGAGAGCTTGCAGGAAATCCCCTTGCTGTGCCAATTCTTATTGGTCTCGGCATAACTGAGCTTAGCGTTTCCCCGACTTTGATTCCAATGATAAAATGGATAATACAGAGGTTATCGTATAGGGAAGCCAAGGAATTAGTGAAAAGGGTGCTCGAATTGGAGAATGGGGAGGAAGTAAGAGAAGAGGTTAGGAAATTCTTTAAGAATATACTTAAGATTGAGCTTCCTTGGTAG
- a CDS encoding PTS sugar transporter subunit IIA gives MLEEHISVQEILTQVKVKDWQESVRIAGELLYKTGKITREYIDGMIRTIKELGPYAVIAPGVALPHARPEDGALKVGFSIVVLKDPINFGSPNDPVKVVMAFSAPDKSSHITILQELALLLSNEDFRREIMSAKTPEEVLEIIKAYEKSTTKEAQS, from the coding sequence ATGCTTGAGGAGCATATATCTGTCCAAGAAATTCTAACCCAAGTTAAGGTTAAAGATTGGCAGGAAAGTGTAAGAATAGCTGGTGAACTGCTCTATAAAACTGGGAAAATTACAAGAGAATACATCGACGGAATGATTAGAACAATAAAGGAGCTAGGTCCTTATGCTGTTATTGCTCCTGGTGTTGCTTTGCCTCATGCTCGACCAGAAGATGGAGCATTAAAAGTAGGATTCAGCATAGTTGTATTGAAAGATCCCATAAATTTTGGCTCACCCAATGATCCAGTTAAGGTCGTAATGGCTTTTTCAGCTCCCGATAAGAGTTCTCACATAACCATACTTCAAGAATTAGCGTTATTGCTATCAAATGAAGACTTCAGAAGAGAGATTATGTCTGCAAAGACTCCAGAGGAAGTTTTGGAAATAATAAAAGCATATGAAAAAAGCACTACCAAGGAAGCTCAATCTTAA
- a CDS encoding HPr family phosphocarrier protein, giving the protein MIEKRVEIKNKSGLHARPAAVFVETTKKFKSKITVIKEGKSADAKNILQILALGVDYGDEIVLQISGEDEEEAARELIDLLERVLPSEDK; this is encoded by the coding sequence ATGATAGAAAAAAGAGTGGAAATTAAAAACAAGAGTGGACTTCACGCACGACCGGCAGCAGTTTTCGTTGAGACAACTAAAAAGTTTAAATCAAAAATAACAGTGATAAAAGAGGGCAAATCGGCAGATGCGAAGAATATATTACAGATTCTGGCACTTGGAGTAGATTATGGAGATGAAATTGTACTGCAAATTAGCGGAGAAGATGAAGAAGAAGCTGCAAGGGAGTTAATTGATTTACTAGAGCGTGTTTTACCTTCAGAAGACAAGTAA
- a CDS encoding SIS domain-containing protein has translation MFGNLGILWKLEDGSHVLTSLDYPHDIIILNKSVKIYHNKTLSNVNYPERFIFTNNRYETGLESIYISKNPKLVVAFEGVADFEMIFDEILISLNDSNIDSNMLSLLKNSEGVFSVVGYYKKGEDERIFAFSNYRQIYVDKGIITTIKIPKASYILSTNSLITWSPNEFLGVTKKTPEGSTEIPTYKHFMLEEIHETPYILRRLHALSRDRRIKESAVLLQNAEKTYVIGNGSSLNAGFVLPYLLQDFDIVPMSSLEFMLYKLDKVSKDDLIIAITQSGNTWGVVEALKKLRASQVKIVSITNNPFGRVSKYSDVILPVLAGPELAIPATKTFAGTLGVLYLLSSSLLSDLSKEHTLLKTAETLESSILVYNNKARTIAEKLHSPSGGYIISAGLTFPIAIEGALKLKETAYSHAEAIELEEYLHGPSAALSQEMYAILILPVENLARERILKKFDKFGIGNQVIIGNLGDFKDENVVQINADGISYLFHVTLFLQFLAYWFGVYRKTPIDAPRGLSKVVST, from the coding sequence ATGTTTGGAAATTTGGGTATACTTTGGAAGCTTGAAGACGGTTCTCACGTCCTAACATCTTTGGATTATCCTCATGACATTATTATTTTGAACAAGTCTGTTAAGATATATCATAACAAAACTCTTTCCAATGTAAACTACCCTGAGAGATTCATATTCACGAACAATCGATATGAAACTGGGCTAGAATCGATATATATCTCCAAAAATCCAAAATTAGTCGTAGCCTTTGAAGGTGTTGCAGATTTTGAAATGATATTTGATGAGATTCTCATTAGTCTAAACGATAGTAACATAGATAGTAACATGCTTAGCCTCCTAAAGAATAGTGAGGGAGTTTTCTCTGTAGTTGGATATTACAAAAAGGGAGAAGATGAGAGGATATTTGCCTTTTCTAACTATCGCCAAATCTATGTAGATAAGGGCATCATAACAACCATTAAAATACCCAAAGCAAGTTACATTTTGTCCACTAACTCCTTGATAACATGGAGTCCAAACGAGTTTTTAGGTGTAACTAAGAAAACACCTGAAGGGTCAACTGAAATACCCACATACAAACATTTCATGCTGGAAGAAATTCATGAAACTCCATACATCCTTAGGCGTCTTCACGCACTTAGCAGAGACAGGAGAATTAAGGAATCGGCAGTTTTGCTTCAAAATGCTGAAAAAACTTATGTAATAGGTAATGGCTCCTCATTAAATGCTGGTTTTGTACTTCCATATTTGCTTCAAGATTTTGATATTGTTCCAATGTCATCACTCGAGTTCATGTTATACAAGCTCGATAAAGTGAGCAAGGACGACTTAATAATAGCAATAACTCAATCAGGAAACACTTGGGGCGTGGTAGAGGCTTTGAAAAAACTAAGGGCATCACAAGTTAAGATAGTTTCTATTACAAACAATCCATTTGGTCGTGTTTCTAAGTATTCTGATGTAATTTTACCAGTTTTAGCAGGTCCTGAGCTTGCAATACCTGCAACAAAAACATTTGCTGGAACCTTAGGGGTTCTGTATCTGTTATCTTCATCTTTGCTCTCTGATTTATCAAAGGAGCACACATTACTTAAGACTGCAGAGACACTTGAGAGTTCAATTTTAGTCTATAACAACAAGGCGAGAACTATTGCAGAGAAACTTCATAGCCCTTCTGGAGGTTACATAATATCAGCTGGATTAACCTTTCCTATAGCAATTGAAGGGGCTCTCAAACTTAAGGAAACTGCTTATTCTCATGCTGAAGCGATTGAGCTTGAAGAATATCTCCATGGACCTAGTGCTGCCCTTTCCCAGGAAATGTATGCTATCCTTATCCTTCCAGTTGAAAATCTAGCAAGAGAAAGGATACTCAAGAAATTTGACAAATTTGGCATAGGTAACCAAGTCATAATTGGCAATCTAGGTGACTTCAAAGATGAAAATGTTGTTCAAATTAATGCAGATGGCATATCCTATCTATTCCATGTAACCCTATTTCTACAGTTCCTTGCATACTGGTTTGGAGTTTATAGAAAAACTCCTATAGATGCTCCTAGAGGTCTTTCGAAGGTTGTTTCCACATGA
- a CDS encoding SIS domain-containing protein has protein sequence MDVMEKAFSIVSALLERVKNEERKNIKKAAKTLAESLKRDGILHIIGAGHSAIIGEELAYRAGGLVPVNPIINTDINVYHGALKSTEMEHLEGYAEVILKSMNVQKEDVVLIVSNSGVNQFPVEAAIKAKSLGCPVIAITSVEYSKSLAPRNKYNKHLFEVADVVIDNKVPRGDAALKIPGFDMKVFPVSTIVVAFIAQTLVAEAIKILVEEEIEPPVFLSAHLPGAQEHNIKVIGKYKSRLKYL, from the coding sequence ATGGATGTTATGGAGAAAGCATTTAGTATTGTATCAGCCCTATTAGAAAGAGTGAAAAACGAAGAAAGGAAGAATATCAAAAAGGCTGCCAAAACTCTGGCGGAATCACTTAAACGTGATGGCATTCTACACATAATTGGAGCAGGACACTCAGCAATCATTGGAGAGGAACTAGCTTATAGGGCTGGAGGCCTTGTTCCGGTCAATCCTATAATAAATACGGATATCAACGTTTATCATGGAGCTCTTAAATCAACAGAAATGGAACATTTAGAGGGATATGCAGAAGTCATATTGAAGTCAATGAACGTCCAAAAGGAGGACGTTGTTTTGATCGTATCCAACTCTGGGGTCAATCAATTCCCAGTGGAAGCTGCCATTAAGGCAAAGTCTCTTGGATGTCCTGTAATAGCAATAACTTCGGTAGAATACTCAAAGAGCTTAGCACCAAGAAACAAATATAACAAACACCTATTTGAAGTTGCTGATGTTGTTATAGACAACAAAGTACCCAGAGGGGATGCGGCATTAAAGATCCCGGGATTTGACATGAAAGTCTTCCCAGTGTCTACAATCGTAGTAGCTTTTATAGCTCAGACTCTTGTTGCAGAAGCAATTAAAATACTTGTCGAAGAGGAAATAGAACCTCCAGTATTTTTAAGTGCACATTTACCAGGTGCTCAGGAACATAACATCAAGGTTATCGGGAAGTATAAATCACGTTTGAAGTATCTTTAA
- the nagA gene encoding N-acetylglucosamine-6-phosphate deacetylase, with the protein MGKSILTNVRIITPFEEIFPGTIEIENGVIKRVYAGKNPIGENLEGKIIVPGFIDIHTHGIAGLDITYSSMNGSEDNVEETLLKMSEKYLSHGVTRFLPTTVTASHEVLLIASRGVKNAIAYQKKSCIGAIIEGLHLEGPYISKEKKGAQNPEFIRLPSIKELKEYWEASGGNIKTITIAPELEGSVEFISYARNLGIYISLGHTNATYEKTKAAIYAGANRATHLYNAMRPINHREPGVIIAVLESPQVYLEIITDLIHILPQIINFTIGHAGIERIVTITDSIIATDLPDGEYSLGGLKVIVKDGICRLEDGTLAGSTLTMDNALRNLVSIGIPLKDAVRTMTYNPARAVGLYKVGAILPSYSADLVIMDEELNIEAIYVRGEQAI; encoded by the coding sequence ATGGGAAAGTCAATCCTAACAAATGTGAGAATAATAACACCATTTGAGGAAATTTTCCCAGGAACAATTGAAATTGAAAATGGAGTTATAAAGAGAGTTTATGCAGGGAAAAACCCTATAGGTGAGAATTTAGAGGGAAAAATCATTGTTCCTGGATTCATTGACATACATACTCATGGAATAGCGGGACTGGACATCACTTACAGTTCTATGAACGGGTCAGAGGACAATGTTGAAGAGACATTGCTTAAGATGAGTGAAAAATATTTGAGTCATGGAGTTACTCGGTTTCTCCCTACTACCGTAACTGCGTCACATGAAGTCCTTTTAATTGCCTCTAGAGGAGTGAAAAATGCAATCGCGTATCAGAAGAAATCTTGCATAGGAGCAATAATTGAAGGGCTTCATCTGGAGGGACCTTATATAAGCAAAGAAAAAAAAGGAGCTCAAAATCCAGAATTTATTAGATTACCAAGCATTAAGGAACTCAAAGAGTACTGGGAAGCGTCAGGAGGAAATATAAAAACGATAACCATAGCTCCTGAGCTTGAAGGTTCTGTGGAGTTTATAAGCTATGCACGGAACCTTGGTATATACATTTCATTAGGACATACAAATGCAACATATGAGAAGACAAAAGCTGCTATTTACGCAGGAGCAAATAGGGCTACTCACCTTTACAATGCAATGAGACCGATTAACCATAGAGAACCAGGAGTTATAATTGCTGTTTTAGAAAGTCCTCAAGTTTATCTGGAGATTATAACCGACCTAATACACATTTTACCTCAGATAATAAACTTTACAATAGGACACGCTGGAATTGAGAGAATTGTGACGATAACAGATTCAATAATTGCAACAGATCTACCGGATGGGGAGTATTCCTTAGGAGGACTAAAAGTTATTGTTAAAGACGGCATATGCAGATTAGAGGATGGAACTTTAGCAGGGAGTACTTTAACAATGGACAATGCCTTGAGAAATCTCGTTAGCATCGGTATTCCTCTAAAAGATGCTGTTAGGACTATGACATATAATCCAGCAAGAGCAGTGGGACTCTATAAGGTAGGTGCAATATTGCCTAGTTA